A single region of the Manihot esculenta cultivar AM560-2 chromosome 12, M.esculenta_v8, whole genome shotgun sequence genome encodes:
- the LOC110627556 gene encoding G-type lectin S-receptor-like serine/threonine-protein kinase At2g19130 gives MGLRIKNLSFLQCLQLLLCLSLEVHLSRGSDTILPGQSLSGNQTLASPDGSFELGFFRPGNSQRHYIGIWYKNLPNQTVVWVANREHPVTDPSISALKLSEDGNLVLLNQSGDEIWSTNSTEKVSNSTIAMLLDNGNFVVREASLPSGVIWQSFDYPTDTWLPGGKLGYNKLAREKQFLTSWRNPQNPAPSLFSLGVEQNGTSHLLLWNGSETYWTSGVWTGKIFSLVPEIQLNFYVTNMTYVSNENESYFTYASAIPSAFTRFMIDSGGQLRQFVWRKGFNKWALFWTRPTQQCEVYAFCGAFSVCNQQKEPLCNCLQGFEPKSQEDWESEDHTDGCVKKTPSCNSEGKDTFLLMRNIRLPVNSESLAAESIEECKLACLNNCSCNAFAYDNGCLIWKRDLFNLQQLSPVEEIGREFHLRIATSELTETKHKGKKKTTLIVVVTLAAFFTSSILVLLMMWRRRSANANEQIEDSLVLFKYKELRNMTKNFSEKLGEGGFGSVYKGSLPNSTPIAVKQLRSLQQGEKQFYAEVKTIGMIQHINLVRLRGLCAEDSERFLVYDYMPNGSLDSHLFQKTGKTLEWKIRFLVAVGTAKGLAYLHEECRDCIIHCDVKPENILLDAEFNPKVADLGLAKILGRDFSRVLTTMRGTRGYLAPEWLSGEAVTPKADVFSYGMLLCEIISGRRNSDYLDIGLEDYFPFMLANSINKGVDVLTLVDKKLEGNANVEEVSRACKVACWCIQDDEKDRPTMKQVFQILEGVSDAGTPGVPRFLQQLAETRPETIFYSED, from the coding sequence ATGGGACTCAGAATCAAGAACTTATCTTTTCTTCAGTGTTTACAGCTTCTTTTGTGTCTATCCTTGGAAGTTCATCTCTCTAGAGGTTCTGATACAATCCTTCCAGGCCAGTCTCTGTCTGGGAACCAAACACTTGCTTCCCCAGatggaagctttgaacttggtTTCTTCAGACCAGGTAACTCTCAACGCCATTACATTGGCATATGGTACAAGAATCTGCCCAATCAAACAGTCGTTTGGGTGGCCAATAGAGAGCATCCTGTGACTGACCCATCTATCTCAGCATTGAAGCTTTCTGAGGATGGAAACTTGGTCCTGCTCAATCAGTCAGGAGATGAAATATGGTCGACTAATTCGACAGAAAAAGTTTCTAATTCTACTATAGCTATGCTTCTTGACAACGGAAACTTTGTTGTAAGAGAAGCATCACTTCCATCAGGTGTAATATGGCAGAGTTTCGATTATCCAACTGATACATGGCTTCCAGGAGGGAAGCTTGGATACAATAAGCTCGCCAGGGAAAAACAATTCCTCACTTCCTGGAGAAATCCACAAAATCCTGCtccttctctcttctctctcgGGGTTGAGCAGAATGGAACAAGCCATCTGTTGCTGTGGAACGGATCTGAAACGTACTGGACTAGTGGGGTGTGGACAGGAAAGATTTTCAGCCTTGTTCCTGAAATACAGCTAAATTTCTATGTCACAAACATGACATATGTTTCAAATGAGAATGAAAGCTACTttacttatgcttctgctatccCTTCTGCATTTACTAGGTTCATGATTGATTCTGGTGGGCAGCTCAGACAGTTCGTCTGGCGCAAGGGTTTTAACAAATGGGCACTGTTTTGGACACGGCCAACTCAGCAATGTGAGGTCTATGCTTTTTGTGGAGCTTTTAGTGTCTGCAATCAGCAGAAGGAACCTCTTTGTAATTGTCTACAAGGATTCGAGCCCAAATCACAAGAAGATTGGGAGTCTGAAGATCACACTGATGGGTGCGTGAAGAAAACTCCTTCGTGCAATTCTGAAGGAAAGGACACATTCCTGTTAATGCGCAATATTCGGCTCCCAGTGAATTCAGAATCCTTAGCAGCAGAGTCCATTGAAGAATGTAAATTGGCATGCTTGAATAATTGCTCATGCAATGCTTTTGCTTATGATAATGGGTGCTTGATCTGGAAAAGAGACCTCTTCAATCTACAGCAGCTCTCACCAGTTGAAGAGATTGGAAGAGAGTTCCATCTCAGAATTGCCACATCTGAATTGACAGAAACTAAACACAAGGGGAAGAAGAAGACCACTTTGATCGTTGTTGTAACATTAGCAGCCTTCTTTACAAGTTCAATCCTTGTCTTACTAATGATGTGGAGGAGAAGGTCAGCTAATGCAAACGAGCAAATTGAGGATTCTTTGGTGCTGTTCAAGTATAAAGAGTTGAGAAATATGACCAAGAACTTCTCCGAGAAACTTGGAGAAGGAGGTTTTGGTTCTGTTTACAAAGGTTCATTGCCAAATTCAACTCCTATAGCAGTGAAGCAACTTAGAAGTTTGCAGCAAGGAGAGAAGCAATTCTACGCTGAAGTGAAAACCATAGGAATGATCCAACACATTAATCTGGTTCGATTACGGGGTCTTTGTGCAGAAGATTCAGAAAGATTCTTGGTCTATGATTACATGCCAAATGGTTCTCTGGACTCACATCTGTTTCAGAAAACTGGGAAGACCTTAGAATGGAAAATCAGATTTCTGGTTGCAGTTGGGACTGCTAAAGGCTTGGCTTACCTTCATGAAGAGTGCAGAGATTGCATCATTCACTGCGATGTCAAGCCTGAGAACATTTTGTTAGATGCAGAATTCAACCCCAAGGTGGCGGATTTAGGCCTTGCAAAGATCCTCGGGAGAGACTTCAGCCGAGTCCTAACAACCATGAGAGGAACCAGAGGCTATCTAGCACCAGAATGGCTTTCAGGTGAAGCTGTTACTCCAAAAGCTGACGTTTTCAGCTATGGAATGCTGCTGTGTGAAATTATATCAGGAAGGAGAAACAGCGACTACTTGGACATTGGATTGGAGGATTACTTCCCATTCATGCTAGCAAATTCTATAAACAAAGGAGTTGATGTTCTGACACTGGTGGATAAGAAATTGGAAGGTAATGCGAACGTAGAAGAGGTTAGTAGAGCTTGTAAAGTTGCTTGCTGGTGCATTCAGGATGATGAGAAGGACAGACCAACAATGAAGCAGGTTTTTCAAATTCTTGAGGGAGTTTCTGATGCAGGAACACCTGGTGTTCCTAGGTTTCTCCAGCAACTTGCAGAAACTCGACCAGAAACCATTTTTTACTCAGAAGACTAG